The Parafrankia irregularis genome window below encodes:
- a CDS encoding cytochrome P450 has product MVDPYWDPFDKDIDVDPYPVWRRLRDTEPLYHNEKFGFYALSRHADVERAHRSPKLYSSAYGTLLEIMGPEPLQSNLMIFQDPPSHDTLRGLVSRAFTPRRVAALEGNVRKICVDLLEPLVGSGGFDYIQDFAAQVPSRVISELIGVPEEDREEVRKTIDETFHIVEGGGMANDISRQAATRLREYFCEQIDARRTAPRDDMMTALVEAEVPTENGPRRLTTAEAGAVTNELVSAGTETVVRLLGWMCRLLAEHPDQRADLVADPSLVPGAVEESLRYEPPSPVQGRTLLDEVTLYDTTLPAGSKVLLLTGSAGRDERKYPDPDRYDIHRRFDSHVTLGHGIHFCLGASLARLEGRVAIEETLRLFPTWEVDTDRAVRLHTSTVRGYNNLPVVV; this is encoded by the coding sequence ATGGTCGATCCGTACTGGGACCCGTTCGACAAGGACATCGATGTCGACCCGTACCCGGTCTGGCGCCGGTTACGTGACACCGAACCTCTCTACCACAACGAGAAGTTCGGCTTCTACGCCCTTTCCCGGCATGCGGACGTCGAGCGCGCCCATCGCAGCCCGAAGCTCTACAGCTCGGCCTACGGCACCCTGCTCGAAATCATGGGGCCGGAACCACTCCAGTCCAACTTAATGATCTTCCAGGATCCGCCGAGCCATGACACGCTGCGGGGCCTGGTGTCCCGGGCCTTCACCCCGCGCCGGGTCGCGGCGCTCGAGGGGAACGTCCGGAAGATCTGCGTCGATCTGCTCGAGCCCCTCGTCGGCTCGGGCGGATTCGACTACATCCAGGACTTCGCCGCCCAGGTTCCCTCCAGGGTGATCTCCGAGCTGATCGGGGTTCCCGAGGAGGACCGCGAGGAGGTCCGGAAGACGATCGACGAGACCTTCCACATCGTGGAGGGCGGCGGGATGGCCAACGACATCTCCCGGCAGGCCGCGACCAGGCTGCGGGAGTACTTCTGCGAGCAGATCGACGCCCGGCGCACGGCCCCGCGCGACGACATGATGACCGCGCTCGTCGAGGCCGAGGTCCCGACGGAGAACGGGCCGCGGCGCCTGACCACCGCCGAGGCCGGAGCTGTCACCAACGAGCTGGTCAGTGCCGGTACCGAGACGGTCGTACGGCTGCTCGGCTGGATGTGCCGGCTGCTGGCCGAGCACCCCGACCAGCGCGCCGACCTGGTGGCCGACCCGTCGCTGGTGCCGGGCGCGGTCGAGGAGTCCCTGCGCTACGAGCCGCCCTCCCCCGTCCAGGGGCGGACGCTGCTCGACGAGGTCACGCTCTACGACACGACACTCCCCGCCGGCTCGAAGGTTCTGCTGCTCACCGGGTCCGCCGGGCGCGATGAGCGCAAGTACCCCGACCCGGACCGCTACGACATCCACCGGCGGTTCGACAGCCACGTCACGCTCGGCCACGGCATCCACTTCTGCCTCGGGGCCTCCCTCGCCCGCCTGGAGGGGCGCGTCGCGATCGAGGAGACGCTGCGGCTGTTCCCGACCTGGGAGGTCGACACCGACCGGGCCGTGCGGCTGCACACCAGCACGGTGCGCGGCTACAACAACCTGCCGGTCGTCGTCTGA
- a CDS encoding CaiB/BaiF CoA transferase family protein, whose product MAAVMKGVRVLEVAEQTFVPAASALLSDLGAEVIKIEHVERGDAMRGLATTGTAIVPENVHVLLEHSNRGKRSLGLDIASPEGIEILYKLAATSDVFITNKLPRVRKKLKIDLEDIRAHNPDIIYVRGTGQGERGPDADKGSYDGLAFWARAGVALGIMQPEYGHVPFPPGPGFGDSIGAMTIAGGTAMALFHRERTGEATVVDVSLMSSAMWAMGQAIGLSVTLGQGWAPPPSDAPRRNPLVGNYLTKDGRWLALTCLQAGRYWLPFCECVGRPDLATDPRFADFESLMAHSAEATEALRELFAQRTVDEWRAALADFIGQWAVVQDTLEAANDPQSVANGYLQPCETADGFPFSLVASPVQFDEEPAAPGRAPEFNEHGDEILAGLGLDIEEILDLKVRGVVA is encoded by the coding sequence ATGGCTGCCGTCATGAAAGGTGTGCGCGTGCTGGAGGTCGCTGAACAGACCTTCGTGCCCGCCGCCTCGGCACTCCTCTCCGATCTCGGCGCGGAAGTCATCAAGATCGAGCACGTCGAGCGCGGCGACGCCATGCGTGGGCTGGCGACGACCGGGACAGCGATCGTTCCTGAGAACGTGCACGTCCTGCTTGAGCACTCCAATCGCGGGAAGCGAAGCCTCGGGCTCGACATCGCCTCGCCGGAGGGCATCGAGATCCTCTACAAGCTCGCGGCGACCTCGGACGTCTTCATCACCAACAAGCTCCCCCGGGTCCGGAAAAAGCTGAAAATCGACCTCGAGGACATCCGCGCCCACAACCCGGACATCATCTATGTGCGGGGCACCGGGCAGGGTGAACGCGGCCCCGACGCCGACAAGGGCTCCTACGACGGCCTCGCCTTCTGGGCCCGCGCCGGTGTGGCGCTGGGCATCATGCAGCCCGAGTACGGCCACGTGCCCTTTCCCCCGGGGCCGGGCTTCGGTGACTCGATCGGCGCGATGACCATCGCGGGCGGCACGGCGATGGCGTTGTTCCACCGCGAGCGCACCGGCGAGGCGACGGTGGTGGACGTCTCGCTCATGTCGTCCGCCATGTGGGCGATGGGGCAGGCGATCGGGCTGTCGGTCACGCTCGGCCAGGGCTGGGCACCGCCGCCGAGCGACGCCCCGCGGCGCAACCCGCTGGTCGGCAACTATCTGACGAAGGACGGCCGGTGGCTTGCACTCACCTGCCTTCAGGCCGGCCGCTACTGGCTGCCGTTCTGCGAGTGCGTCGGACGTCCCGATCTGGCCACCGACCCCCGCTTCGCCGACTTCGAATCGCTGATGGCGCACAGCGCGGAGGCCACCGAGGCCCTGCGGGAGCTGTTCGCGCAGCGCACCGTGGACGAATGGCGTGCGGCGCTGGCGGACTTCATCGGGCAGTGGGCCGTGGTGCAGGACACCCTGGAAGCCGCGAACGACCCGCAGTCCGTCGCCAACGGCTATCTGCAGCCGTGTGAGACCGCGGATGGTTTCCCGTTCTCACTGGTGGCCTCGCCGGTGCAGTTCGACGAGGAGCCCGCCGCGCCCGGCCGGGCACCCGAGTTCAACGAGCACGGAGACGAGATCCTCGCCGGCCTCGGTCTCGACATCGAAGAAATCCTCGACCTGAAGGTGCGTGGCGTCGTGGCGTGA
- a CDS encoding LLM class F420-dependent oxidoreductase: MKFFFHYPETSGLEGDILDPGSPGDIAAEAERAGFEGFALTDHPIPGARWLTSGGHQSFDPFVGLAFAAAATERLRLLTHLTVAPYRNPFILAKAAATLDKLSGGRFVLGLGAGYQKSEFFALGVDMEERNALFDEVLDTLPLHWSGEAFSYTGRHFDARNVIALPRPVQNPIPIWIGGNSRLSRRRVAERAQGWMPMSGPPSLSTTARTVAIGSTAELGEMIGGVLEQAAANDRTEPLTFLYSYHEIKDPALDADRHREAIAELERIGVTDLMITCFTREPAATVDFIRGFGETYVS; encoded by the coding sequence ATGAAGTTCTTCTTCCACTACCCGGAGACCTCCGGGCTCGAAGGCGACATTCTCGACCCGGGATCGCCGGGTGATATCGCGGCCGAGGCCGAACGAGCGGGTTTCGAGGGCTTCGCCCTCACCGATCATCCCATTCCCGGTGCCAGGTGGCTGACCTCCGGCGGTCATCAGAGCTTCGATCCGTTCGTCGGCCTCGCGTTCGCGGCGGCGGCCACCGAACGGCTGCGCCTGCTCACCCACCTCACTGTGGCGCCCTACCGCAACCCGTTCATCCTCGCGAAGGCGGCGGCCACCCTCGACAAGCTCTCCGGCGGGCGGTTCGTCCTCGGCCTCGGCGCGGGCTACCAGAAGTCGGAGTTCTTCGCCCTCGGCGTGGACATGGAGGAGCGCAACGCCCTTTTCGACGAGGTGCTCGACACGCTTCCGCTGCACTGGAGCGGAGAGGCCTTCAGCTACACCGGGCGGCATTTCGACGCCCGCAACGTCATCGCCCTGCCCCGGCCCGTGCAGAATCCGATCCCGATCTGGATCGGCGGGAACTCGAGACTGAGCCGGCGGCGCGTCGCCGAGCGGGCGCAGGGCTGGATGCCGATGTCCGGTCCGCCGTCGCTCTCGACGACCGCCCGCACCGTCGCGATCGGCTCGACCGCGGAACTGGGCGAGATGATCGGCGGGGTGCTCGAGCAGGCCGCGGCGAACGACCGCACCGAGCCACTGACCTTCCTGTACTCGTACCACGAGATCAAGGACCCGGCCCTCGACGCCGACCGCCATCGCGAGGCCATCGCCGAGCTGGAGCGCATCGGTGTCACCGATCTCATGATCACCTGTTTCACCCGGGAACCCGCCGCCACCGTCGACTTCATCCGGGGCTTCGGCGAGACGTACGTGTCCTGA
- a CDS encoding cytochrome P450 produces the protein MMTTDDEPVYWDPYDPAFAVDPYPIYRRLREEAPLYYNEKYDFYAVSRFADCEQGLPDWRRFSSARGGILELIKSGLEIPPGTLIFEDPPIHDIHRRLLVRVFTPRRIASIEDKVRDYCRLVLDPLVGERRFDLIKEVGAEMPMRVIGMLLGIPESDQAALRDQFDDRLRTEDGGQMDLSEGAILSGEVFGEYIDWRRDHPSNDLMTDLLTTEFTDENGATRTLTRDEVLGYVTVVASAGNETTGRLIGWIGSLLARQPEARRELAADPSLIPDAIEEILRMEPPAPFMARHVTEDVVLHDTTVPAGSALIFLVASANRDDRRYPDPDRFDIRRRISQQVSFGFGAHYCLGAALARLEGRVALEEMLTRFPDWDVDWADAKLAQTSTVRGWETLPLTIG, from the coding sequence ATGATGACGACAGACGATGAACCGGTGTACTGGGATCCGTACGACCCGGCGTTCGCGGTGGATCCGTACCCGATCTACCGACGGTTACGCGAAGAAGCTCCGCTTTACTACAACGAGAAATACGACTTCTACGCGGTCAGCCGGTTCGCCGACTGCGAGCAGGGCCTGCCGGACTGGCGGAGGTTCAGCTCCGCCCGCGGCGGCATTCTCGAGCTGATCAAATCCGGCCTGGAGATTCCCCCGGGCACACTGATCTTCGAGGACCCGCCCATCCACGACATCCACCGCCGCCTGCTCGTGAGGGTGTTCACCCCTCGCCGCATCGCCTCGATCGAGGACAAGGTGCGCGACTACTGCCGGCTCGTTTTGGACCCGCTGGTCGGCGAGAGGCGGTTCGACCTGATCAAAGAGGTCGGGGCCGAGATGCCGATGCGGGTGATCGGCATGCTGCTGGGTATCCCCGAAAGCGACCAGGCGGCGCTGCGCGACCAGTTCGACGACAGGCTGCGGACCGAGGACGGCGGGCAGATGGACCTCTCCGAGGGTGCCATCCTGTCCGGCGAGGTCTTCGGTGAGTACATCGACTGGCGCCGGGATCACCCGTCGAACGACCTCATGACCGACCTGCTCACCACCGAGTTCACCGACGAGAACGGTGCGACCCGCACGCTGACGCGTGACGAGGTACTGGGCTACGTCACGGTGGTCGCGAGCGCCGGCAACGAGACGACCGGCCGTCTCATCGGCTGGATCGGGTCGCTGCTGGCCCGGCAGCCGGAGGCACGCCGCGAGCTGGCCGCCGACCCGTCGCTGATTCCCGACGCGATCGAGGAAATCCTGCGGATGGAGCCGCCGGCCCCGTTCATGGCGCGCCACGTCACCGAGGACGTCGTTCTCCATGACACGACGGTTCCCGCCGGCAGCGCCCTCATCTTCCTCGTCGCCTCGGCGAACCGGGACGACCGGCGTTACCCCGACCCGGACCGCTTCGACATACGCCGCCGGATCAGCCAGCAGGTCTCCTTCGGTTTCGGTGCCCACTACTGCCTTGGCGCGGCGCTGGCCCGGCTCGAGGGCCGGGTGGCGCTCGAGGAGATGCTCACCCGCTTCCCCGACTGGGACGTCGACTGGGCCGACGCGAAGCTCGCGCAGACCTCGACCGTTCGCGGCTGGGAGACGCTTCCGCTGACCATCGGCTGA
- a CDS encoding amidohydrolase family protein, whose product MTERHDLFTERAPKGYEDRVPHVEKIDGVDMWVIEGKTFGKAGSGGTVDHDGKKHAFRDSQGGSWGIGDVHPAAWDPAARLALMDELGIHAQVQYPNAIGIGGQNLRNSVKDEVLLRLCVELYNDAMAEVQAESGNRLLPMPIMPAWDIAACVREAERCAALGYRGVNMTADPQDSGSPDLGHPDWDPFWEVCAGLKLPVHFHIGASQTALSYFGTTYWPSQDTYVKPAIGGASLFQNNSRVLLNSAYSGMFDRHPTLQMVSVESGIGWIPFMLEAMDYELEENAPKHAEKLNKLPSEYFRDNWYATFWFETGRGDLQHLIDQVGEDRIMFETDFPHPTCLHPDPLSMVSDKISSLRPETQEKVMGGNAARLYRI is encoded by the coding sequence ATGACCGAACGCCACGACCTGTTCACCGAGCGCGCGCCGAAGGGGTACGAGGACCGGGTCCCCCACGTCGAGAAGATCGACGGGGTCGACATGTGGGTCATCGAGGGCAAGACCTTCGGCAAGGCAGGCTCCGGTGGCACCGTCGACCACGACGGGAAGAAGCACGCGTTCCGCGACTCGCAGGGCGGCTCGTGGGGCATCGGTGACGTGCACCCCGCGGCATGGGACCCTGCGGCGCGGCTGGCCCTGATGGACGAACTCGGCATCCACGCGCAGGTCCAGTACCCGAACGCGATCGGCATCGGCGGCCAGAACCTGCGCAACTCGGTCAAGGACGAGGTACTTCTCCGGCTGTGCGTCGAGCTGTACAACGACGCGATGGCCGAGGTGCAGGCCGAGTCCGGCAACCGGCTGCTCCCCATGCCGATCATGCCGGCGTGGGACATCGCTGCCTGTGTCCGCGAGGCCGAGCGCTGCGCCGCGCTGGGCTACCGCGGGGTCAACATGACCGCCGACCCGCAGGACTCCGGCTCCCCCGACCTCGGCCACCCCGACTGGGACCCGTTCTGGGAGGTCTGCGCCGGGCTGAAACTGCCGGTGCACTTCCACATCGGCGCCAGCCAGACGGCGCTGTCCTACTTCGGCACCACCTACTGGCCAAGTCAGGACACCTACGTCAAGCCGGCCATCGGCGGCGCCTCGCTGTTCCAGAACAACTCTCGGGTGCTGCTCAACAGCGCCTACTCGGGCATGTTCGACCGGCATCCCACCCTGCAGATGGTCTCCGTCGAGAGCGGCATCGGCTGGATCCCGTTCATGCTCGAGGCGATGGACTACGAGCTTGAGGAGAACGCTCCCAAGCACGCGGAGAAGCTGAACAAGCTGCCGTCGGAGTACTTCCGCGACAACTGGTACGCAACGTTCTGGTTCGAGACCGGCCGCGGCGACCTGCAGCACCTCATCGACCAGGTCGGCGAGGACCGCATCATGTTCGAGACCGACTTCCCGCATCCCACCTGCCTGCACCCGGACCCGCTCAGCATGGTCAGCGACAAGATCTCCAGTCTGCGTCCGGAGACGCAGGAGAAAGTCATGGGCGGGAACGCCGCCAGGCTCTACCGGATCTAG
- a CDS encoding GntR family transcriptional regulator — protein sequence MVTEAAFRRTKTSAVVVEYLQKEIFAGNLRYGDRVDVERIGATIGVSPTPVREALVLLERDGLIATRVHRVAFVQHFDARTLRADFHVLGLLSGVSAARVAKDRDPEVLAQLQDLLRTLANSEATGVQLLDLAEEIVLVQHRAGSTPRLLAELKGVGGFLAWAVRQSDRRTREEIVEAQRLVIDAIAAGDPSEASRARLQDTRAAGEDVIRELTRRGVLREDGTNAAG from the coding sequence GTGGTGACTGAGGCTGCGTTCAGGCGCACCAAGACCAGTGCTGTGGTCGTGGAGTACCTGCAGAAGGAGATCTTCGCCGGCAACCTGCGCTACGGCGACCGCGTCGACGTCGAGCGGATCGGCGCGACCATCGGGGTGAGCCCCACCCCGGTCCGCGAAGCCCTCGTGCTCCTCGAACGTGACGGTCTGATCGCGACCCGTGTTCACCGGGTGGCGTTCGTTCAGCACTTCGACGCCCGCACGCTCCGCGCGGACTTCCACGTCCTCGGTCTGCTCAGTGGGGTCTCGGCGGCGCGGGTCGCCAAGGACCGGGACCCCGAGGTGCTCGCCCAGCTGCAGGACCTCCTACGGACGTTGGCCAACAGTGAGGCGACCGGCGTCCAGCTGCTGGACCTGGCCGAGGAGATCGTGCTGGTCCAGCACCGCGCGGGATCCACACCGCGCCTGCTCGCGGAGCTGAAGGGGGTGGGTGGCTTCCTGGCGTGGGCGGTGCGTCAGAGCGACCGGCGCACCCGGGAGGAGATCGTCGAGGCTCAGCGGCTGGTGATCGACGCGATCGCCGCGGGTGACCCTTCGGAGGCTTCCCGGGCCCGGTTGCAGGACACCCGCGCCGCGGGCGAGGACGTGATCCGCGAGCTGACCCGGCGCGGCGTGCTGCGCGAGGACGGCACCAACGCCGCCGGCTGA
- a CDS encoding cytochrome P450, which yields MESAETGPGRIDDEWVEKHFDHLSPELGRDLHATLARARSRCPVAHSDQHGGFWVATRKEDILRVAQDWKTFSSEDGITVPVPPGPPMKILPVTVDPPLQREFRQLTNPYFRPAVVSEWEAPTRDLVNRLIDGFIEDGSCDFMEAFARPFPGLAFFDLALHAPAEDLDEVNGYAIMASQLHRPEAMDCLMKLAGWIGQFIERRHREGPRGDVVDAVLAAEIEGRPITDEEAVGTIHLLVLGGLETTAGVLGMAMLRLCEHPEILAALRERPELIPNAVEEFLRLDGSFVCIARTARQDTEVGGQLIRTGEQVLMYWVSANRDEAEFENPDLFDLDRTRNSHIAFGAGPHRCAGSNLARMNLRIALDEIVRRLHDIRLQPGADVGFMSTFNRAPISVPILFMPGERLVAAHD from the coding sequence ATGGAGTCTGCAGAGACCGGCCCGGGCCGGATTGACGACGAATGGGTCGAGAAACATTTCGACCATCTGTCGCCCGAACTCGGCCGAGACTTACACGCGACGCTGGCCCGGGCACGTTCCCGGTGCCCGGTGGCACACAGCGACCAGCATGGAGGCTTCTGGGTCGCCACCCGGAAGGAGGACATCCTCCGTGTTGCCCAGGACTGGAAGACCTTCAGCTCCGAAGACGGAATCACCGTACCGGTCCCACCCGGTCCGCCGATGAAGATCCTTCCGGTGACGGTTGACCCGCCGTTGCAGCGGGAGTTCCGGCAGCTGACGAATCCGTATTTCCGTCCGGCGGTTGTCAGTGAATGGGAGGCGCCGACCCGCGACCTGGTGAACCGTCTCATCGATGGATTCATCGAGGACGGCTCCTGCGATTTCATGGAGGCGTTCGCGCGGCCGTTCCCGGGGCTCGCCTTCTTCGACCTGGCGCTGCACGCCCCCGCCGAGGACCTTGACGAGGTCAACGGGTACGCCATCATGGCGTCGCAGCTGCACCGTCCGGAGGCGATGGACTGCCTGATGAAGCTGGCCGGCTGGATCGGTCAGTTCATCGAGAGGCGGCACCGCGAGGGCCCGCGGGGAGACGTCGTCGACGCGGTGCTGGCCGCCGAGATCGAAGGCCGCCCGATCACCGACGAGGAGGCGGTCGGGACCATCCACCTGCTGGTTCTCGGTGGTCTCGAGACGACGGCCGGTGTGCTGGGGATGGCGATGCTGCGCCTGTGCGAGCATCCGGAGATCCTGGCGGCGCTGCGGGAGCGGCCGGAACTCATCCCGAACGCCGTCGAGGAGTTCCTGCGGCTCGACGGCTCGTTCGTCTGCATCGCGCGCACGGCTCGGCAGGACACCGAGGTCGGCGGCCAGCTCATCAGGACGGGTGAACAGGTACTCATGTACTGGGTCTCCGCGAACCGCGACGAGGCCGAGTTCGAGAACCCGGACCTGTTCGACCTCGATCGGACCAGGAACTCCCACATCGCCTTCGGCGCCGGCCCACACCGTTGCGCCGGCTCCAATCTCGCCCGGATGAACCTGCGCATCGCTCTCGACGAGATCGTCCGGCGACTACACGACATCAGGCTCCAACCGGGCGCGGACGTCGGTTTCATGTCGACGTTCAACCGGGCGCCGATATCCGTCCCGATCCTTTTCATGCCCGGCGAGAGGCTGGTCGCCGCACATGACTGA
- a CDS encoding aldo/keto reductase gives MTDVIPTRRLGSLEVGAQGLGCMSLSPAYGAVGDPAELFATIHRALDLGVTLLDTADIYGESETLVGRAIAGRRDQAVVATKFGIVLTGAGGGMGARGDAAYVRRCCERSLRRLGVDHIDLYYQHRVDPEVPVEETWGAMAELVAEGKVRHLGISEASAATIRRAHAVHPVSALQSEWSLWTRRIEDEIVPTCRELGIGIVPYSPLGKGMLTGSITDRADLDETDSRRRSPWFTDDNLPHNLRIVAALRALAEERGVTVGQLALAWLQNQGPDVVPIPGTKRIPRLEENAAAVYVELSSADIERIEAVVPAEAVAGASVTREYLRTTDR, from the coding sequence ATGACTGACGTCATCCCGACCAGAAGGCTCGGCAGCCTGGAGGTCGGCGCGCAGGGGCTCGGGTGCATGTCGCTCAGCCCCGCCTACGGCGCGGTGGGTGACCCCGCCGAGCTGTTCGCGACCATCCACCGGGCGCTGGACCTCGGTGTCACGCTCCTGGACACGGCCGACATCTACGGCGAGAGTGAGACGCTCGTCGGGCGGGCCATCGCCGGCCGCCGCGACCAGGCGGTGGTGGCCACCAAGTTCGGCATCGTCCTCACCGGCGCAGGTGGGGGTATGGGCGCCCGTGGCGACGCCGCCTACGTGAGACGGTGCTGCGAGCGATCACTGCGCCGGCTCGGTGTCGACCACATCGACCTGTACTACCAGCACCGGGTCGACCCCGAAGTTCCCGTCGAGGAGACCTGGGGTGCGATGGCTGAACTGGTCGCCGAGGGCAAGGTCCGTCACCTCGGCATCAGCGAGGCGTCCGCGGCGACGATCCGCCGCGCGCACGCGGTGCACCCGGTCAGCGCGCTGCAGAGCGAATGGTCGTTGTGGACGCGCCGGATCGAGGACGAGATCGTGCCGACCTGCCGGGAGCTGGGAATCGGCATCGTGCCGTATTCCCCGCTGGGCAAGGGAATGCTCACCGGCAGCATCACCGACCGGGCGGATCTGGACGAAACCGATTCGCGCCGACGGTCTCCCTGGTTCACGGACGACAACCTGCCGCACAACCTGCGGATCGTGGCCGCGCTGCGGGCACTGGCCGAGGAGCGGGGGGTGACGGTCGGACAGCTGGCGCTGGCCTGGCTGCAGAACCAGGGCCCCGACGTCGTGCCGATTCCGGGTACCAAACGGATCCCGCGCCTGGAGGAGAACGCCGCGGCCGTGTATGTCGAGCTTTCCAGCGCTGACATCGAAAGAATCGAGGCTGTCGTTCCCGCCGAGGCCGTGGCCGGCGCCAGCGTGACACGGGAGTACCTGCGCACCACCGACAGGTGA
- a CDS encoding alpha/beta hydrolase codes for MATYVLVHGGGHGGWCYQPVARLLRAAGHEVYTPTLTGLGERAHLVGPHVDLDLHIHDVVAMLHHENLRDVILVGHSYGGMVITGVADRAADRIGRLVYLDAANPVNGQSLLDVAGPIIAATRPMGKIVDGVELVLIPFPEAGAFYGVTDPDDIAWMADRLTPHPWRCFEQPLALTNEDALWAIPQYHIVCTSTLATRDPELTAKARAAGRLWDIDTGHDLMITEPRAVTDALIDVATS; via the coding sequence ATGGCTACATACGTCCTGGTACACGGCGGCGGCCACGGTGGCTGGTGCTACCAGCCGGTGGCGCGGCTGCTGCGGGCGGCCGGGCACGAGGTGTACACGCCGACGCTGACCGGCTTAGGTGAGCGGGCGCACCTCGTCGGCCCGCACGTCGACCTCGACCTGCACATCCACGACGTTGTCGCGATGCTGCACCACGAGAACCTGCGTGACGTGATCCTGGTCGGGCACAGCTACGGCGGCATGGTCATCACCGGCGTCGCCGACCGCGCCGCGGACCGGATCGGGCGCCTCGTCTACCTCGACGCGGCGAACCCGGTCAACGGCCAGTCGCTGCTCGACGTCGCCGGGCCGATCATCGCCGCCACCCGCCCGATGGGGAAGATCGTGGACGGCGTCGAGCTCGTGCTCATCCCGTTCCCCGAGGCCGGCGCCTTCTACGGGGTGACCGACCCGGACGACATCGCCTGGATGGCCGACCGGCTGACCCCGCACCCCTGGCGGTGCTTCGAGCAGCCGCTGGCCCTCACCAACGAGGACGCCCTGTGGGCGATCCCGCAGTACCACATCGTCTGCACCTCCACCCTGGCGACCAGGGACCCGGAGCTGACGGCGAAGGCCCGCGCGGCCGGCCGGCTCTGGGACATCGACACCGGGCACGACCTCATGATCACCGAGCCGCGAGCTGTCACCGACGCTCTCATCGACGTCGCCACATCCTGA
- a CDS encoding TetR/AcrR family transcriptional regulator: MAESRSADAIIDVVVGLLESEGYDAVQLRLVAREARVSLATIYKLFGTRDELIVAAVERWMARNNCAPVPAPPPGESLYDGLMRVFRHVFEPWEHSPRLLEAYHKARATPPGDRLEQQTMTIIEPAGRAVLAAGEPGYVSDIGLLLTNVAYAVVARFAAGELDITAILPTLERAAYRLTANNEPAARAAGAHSVETRQTQRQPRHREGA; encoded by the coding sequence GTGGCGGAGTCACGGTCGGCCGACGCGATCATCGACGTCGTCGTCGGGCTGCTGGAGTCCGAGGGCTACGACGCGGTCCAGCTACGTCTGGTGGCCCGTGAGGCCCGCGTCTCGCTTGCCACGATCTACAAGCTCTTCGGCACCCGTGACGAACTGATCGTCGCCGCCGTCGAACGGTGGATGGCGCGGAACAACTGCGCGCCGGTGCCCGCCCCGCCACCTGGCGAGAGCCTCTACGACGGCCTGATGCGGGTGTTCCGGCACGTCTTCGAACCATGGGAGCACAGCCCGCGCCTGCTCGAGGCCTACCACAAGGCCCGTGCCACACCGCCCGGTGATCGGCTCGAACAGCAGACCATGACCATCATCGAGCCCGCGGGCCGTGCCGTGCTCGCGGCCGGTGAGCCCGGCTACGTCAGCGACATCGGCCTCCTGCTGACCAACGTCGCCTACGCCGTCGTCGCCAGGTTCGCCGCCGGAGAGCTCGACATCACGGCCATCCTCCCGACACTCGAACGCGCCGCCTACCGGCTCACCGCGAACAACGAACCCGCCGCCAGAGCGGCCGGCGCGCATTCGGTGGAGACCCGCCAGACGCAGCGGCAGCCGCGGCACCGCGAGGGCGCATGA